From the genome of Bradyrhizobium sp. ORS 278:
GTCGACGCACAGATGCGCGCGTTGATCGATGTCGCCGTCGAGCGCTTCGGCCGCATCGACTGTCTGTTCAACAATGCGGGCGGCCCGGCGCAGACCGGCGGCATCGAGAGGCTCGACGCCGATCGCTTCGACCAGGCCATGGCGGTGCTGGTGCGCAGCGTAATGCTCGGCATGAAGTATGCCGCGCCTCACATGAAGAAGCAGGGCGGCGGCAGCATCATCAACAACGGCTCGATCGCCGGACGGCTCGCCGGCTATTCGACGTCGGTGGTGTACAGCACGGCGAAGGCGGCGGTGATCCACCTGACGAAATGCGTCGCGATGGAGCTCGGCGAATCCGGCGTGCGCGTCAACTCGATCTCGCCCGGACTGATCGCGACCGGCATCTTCGGAAAGGCGCTGGGCCTGTCGACCGAGGCGGCGGAGAAGACCCCGGAGACGATCCGCAACGCCTACGCCACCGCACAGCCAATTCCGCGCGCCGGCCTGCCGGACGACATCGCTCACGCGGCGTTGTTCCTCGCCAGCGACGAGTCGAGCTTCATCAACGGCCATGATCTCGTGATCGACGGCGCCATCACTGGCGGCCGCAATTGGAGCCAGCAGCAGCAGGGCTATGCCGCCATGCGCAAGCTGCTCGGGGACGCGGTGGAGTAGGACCTGGACTCCGTCACCCTGGATTGCTTCGCTTCGCTCGCAATGACGTGATGAGAAAGCCGTGGTCTAACCTCCGTCATCGCGAGCGTAAGCGAAGCGATCCAGTTCTATCGGCGTGCGCTGGTGTTCCTGCGGTCAGCACATTGCGATCACACTGCCTTCAGCTGCACCTTCAGCCCGTCGCGCGGCTTGGGGATTGGCCACACCTGCCAGCTTGGTTGATAGCCCGGCGCCAGTGAGACCTCGACGTTGGACAGGAAATGCCGCGCGAAGCACTTCGCCTGCATGTAGGCGAAGTGCAGGCCGAGGCACATGTGGGCGCCGCCGCCGAACGGCACCCAGGCGAAGCGGTGGCGGCCGCGCTGCGCCTCGTCGGTGAAGCGCAACGGGTCGAACCGCTGCGGCTCCGGCCAGATCTCCGGCATATGGTGGGTGTACATCGGATTGACGCCGACGCCGGTGCCGGCGGGAATCTTGAACCCCTTGAAGGTGAAGTCGCGCACGGGACGGCGCGGCAGCGACGGCACCGGCGGCATCAGCCGCAACGTCTCCTGGAACGCCATTTCAGTCAGCTTCATCTTCTCCAGGTGCTCCGAGGTCATCGGCTCATCCTTGGCGAGGCCGAGGCTGTAGACCTCGGCGCGCAGCTTCTGCTGCCACGCCGGATTGGCCGCGAGCTGGGCAACGAACGAGGTGAGCGACGAGGTCAGGGTGTCGTGCGCCGCCATCATCAGAAAGCTCATGTGGTCGACGATATCCTGCGTCGACAGCAGCGCCCCCTCGTCGTCGGTGGCGCGGCACAGATGCGAGAACAGGTCATCGCCGTCGCTCCTCGCGCGGCGCAACGGGATCTGCTCGGAGAAATAGGCAACGATGCGTTGCCGGCCCTTGACGCCGCGGGCCATCTGCGTGCCCGGCAGCGGCTTGCGGATCGGCGCGACCGCGGCAGCGACCATGTCGATGAAGGCGCGGTTGATGGTGTCGACCTCCGGGCCGATCTCGGTGCCCAGGAAGGACGTCGCGGCCAGGTCGAGCGTGAGCTGCTTGATCGCCGGATAGAACAGCATCTCGCCGGGTCTCTCGCGCCACTGCGCGATGCGCGCGGCGATGCCGTGATCGAGCCCGCTGAGATAGGATTTCATCGGTCCGGCCTTGAAGGCCACCGACAGTGCCTTGCGATGCATGCGGTGCTCCTCGAAGTCGAGCAGCATCAGACCCCGCGGAAACAGCAAATTGAGAATGTGGCCCCAGCCGTGCGCCGATGAGAACAGCTTGGCCTGGTCGAACAGAACCAGTTCGTTGGCCTCCGGCCCGAGCAGCACGACGTTGACCTCGCCGAACATGTGGCTGCGGTAGACCGGACCGTACTTCCTGGCGTTGCGCTCGACATGCCCCTTGGGGTCGGCGAGCACCTCGAAGGTCTTGCCGATGATCGGCCAGCCTTCGTCGCCGGGAATGTGGGTCAGCGAGTTGCGCCGGGGGGACGTCAGCCTGATCGGTTCAGAGACCACATGCTGCATCGACATCGTGGGGTTTCCTCTCGTCTGAACATTGGCGTCGTGGAATGAGCGCCTTGGAAAATGAGCGCCTTGAAGTTGGCGTCTTGGAATTGGCGTCTTGGAATTGGCGTCTTGGATCTGACCTCCGCTTCCGTCGGCGGCACGGTGGCAGACCCCGTGGCCCCCATTGATAGGCGGTTGCAGCGCGGATGCAATACGCTCGCGGTCGTGTGACCGGCCTTTCTGTGGCGCCGCAGGAGGGTTCGTTCTCGCGGCGCGCCGGGCGTCCGAGGTCTGGACCATTCCGCCCGTCTCGAAGAGAGGGCGCGGGGAATGCCGGGCGCTGGCCGCACCCATGGCCCGC
Proteins encoded in this window:
- a CDS encoding SDR family NAD(P)-dependent oxidoreductase, yielding MGRLDGKIAVITGATSGIGLRTAEIFVAEGATVIAAGRRSAEGEALARRLGAACIFRQTDVTVDAQMRALIDVAVERFGRIDCLFNNAGGPAQTGGIERLDADRFDQAMAVLVRSVMLGMKYAAPHMKKQGGGSIINNGSIAGRLAGYSTSVVYSTAKAAVIHLTKCVAMELGESGVRVNSISPGLIATGIFGKALGLSTEAAEKTPETIRNAYATAQPIPRAGLPDDIAHAALFLASDESSFINGHDLVIDGAITGGRNWSQQQQGYAAMRKLLGDAVE
- a CDS encoding cytochrome P450 translates to MSMQHVVSEPIRLTSPRRNSLTHIPGDEGWPIIGKTFEVLADPKGHVERNARKYGPVYRSHMFGEVNVVLLGPEANELVLFDQAKLFSSAHGWGHILNLLFPRGLMLLDFEEHRMHRKALSVAFKAGPMKSYLSGLDHGIAARIAQWRERPGEMLFYPAIKQLTLDLAATSFLGTEIGPEVDTINRAFIDMVAAAVAPIRKPLPGTQMARGVKGRQRIVAYFSEQIPLRRARSDGDDLFSHLCRATDDEGALLSTQDIVDHMSFLMMAAHDTLTSSLTSFVAQLAANPAWQQKLRAEVYSLGLAKDEPMTSEHLEKMKLTEMAFQETLRLMPPVPSLPRRPVRDFTFKGFKIPAGTGVGVNPMYTHHMPEIWPEPQRFDPLRFTDEAQRGRHRFAWVPFGGGAHMCLGLHFAYMQAKCFARHFLSNVEVSLAPGYQPSWQVWPIPKPRDGLKVQLKAV